From one Salmo salar chromosome ssa09, Ssal_v3.1, whole genome shotgun sequence genomic stretch:
- the numa1 gene encoding nuclear mitotic apparatus protein 1 isoform X10, with amino-acid sequence MVLHLDKEHALLEWVNHLNVDLPVRSINDLQDGVLLMKLVYKLRKEEPANSYLDQHVQERLKVVSDFLQGDCRCSTERGALISWDNISNGLNLEVELSKVLVLLYYHSVINNHVDLNQLEYKFEVELASMLRFVLDNENSLYLSENLEKYLRKKPLFSFNSDISSTSSSSLFNDDESPVFQRRKKMGSVQFLDLQTVASSSVSSPLQDVMNTPQFQLKKLQRQLRQERDMRDELEKDLTTSATTLTQRESQICQLQHRIEKLLREQAEQEQEPRDELQELHSKNEGLRTRLHEVLKECQALKTNSSQMERKVDSLTEENGTLSAQMREVVARLASAEAEVDRLIEAQDSAQGEWSSRHCHLQDELNRATAQKECLSEQMLILQSKISSLEDELSKAKMQEKGEVMGPILEWEQLKQELADATLRHAECECTIARLKGEKEQAAALHAQERASLQAESQRLQVLVTELQEALSALRADREALELASKEERESLTAQLHTLTAEVASLTQTVQQREQEVKALGEEVQQECMQRGELNLAMERQDREAREEIQELTSHVDTMGASLRRAEEEVQVREKQLTKQQQESALQREVLQEEMAASEKALKELKKQEEAVREEATRLHQEITTHVTDLCSLRQEHTALQEQLARQQEEISLEKEAQAAAHREKEAVEAELSRLQEEVRSLGEQMAQLEEAQREKERLLLQSTENMETLQTERAAASSLAEAKDLELSILREEVRAREEQLAMQQEEYRLRQEELQEELAAQENEINNMRERLAGLLDQISLLKEVCQEGKNMEALREEHAAQLEQLRLVKEQVEQVQERNEETSAALREKESSLREKESSLREKEESLRGLEEELQSTTSLASQRQQEELTSLKEEVISLQEEVERRRAAEALAVEEARELEESVSALQQQLDSAIQDNDMKRQKCERLEQDLEQRGTLVEELRQQEHSARLEATRLRQEISTHLSRLEVVQREKEELRGEVSLHQQRAAVLQQSLEEQEVAMRVLKEQKESIREETTVKIEALQAQLEVVSSLAAAKDLQLSTLREEATALQEQLAKREQEISLQKEVLQEAHREKESLEALREELARQQEELREELILQQQRAQSLEQSLEEQQEALKELTLKEERAREEATQLRQQISTHLSRLEEVQRGKEELREQEEKAREETTVKMEALQAQLEVVSSLAAAKDLQLSTLREEASLLCQENTKRAADLKDVQLEKIRLESLLSEEHRALKEDLAKQQEELRGEVSLHQQRAAELQLSLEEKQEALRELKEQLVQQQEDSSLQKVLQEAQAAALQQEAVDALRGEVSLHQQRAAELQHQEAALREQEEKSTEEATLKMEALKAAKDLQLSALTEKAIALQEQLAKREQEISLQKEVLQEAHREKESLEALREELARQQEELREELILQQQRAQSLEQSLEEQQEALKELTLKEERAREEATLKMVALQAAKDLELSTLRQEATQLRQEISTHVSHLEEVKSEGPLREEHTALQVQLAKQQEENSLQKGLLQEVQATVLQEREAKEALRGEVSLHQQSLEEQQVAVRETLARQKEEGQAAGQVQKELMEQFSVLQQEKEALLTRALQAEQNQSELEGSMAELRAQAESRESGQRQQLDALLLEKERLTEGHQVLEMKCSAAQRLEAVLLEELALLREQMEGTEWEKQIRDLREQLAANTEVVEHYKTQVEKAKSHYSGKKQQLVESQEQVTELQRSLEVREHEVNAVTTEMKLLQKELEKARNKEKSLSSKVNTLEAQLAFTDRHLREQSQVRPERGPGGIEKMRGGRESVYLKVPQSQTHQETSGDSLDLSLDDSLNTTTRPLGPDESSTPLVRSSERVAAKRRALGGESLETLYFTPMNNRQINRTSTERRLESSITCLGELALDSARKRPPTSSARRRRTTQVINITMSKTTPGRGGAGGDSDNEMFYSLSSVRSHPNITGSTHTARPISMEVFHTPGKPAVAVSDQLLSLPGYRRSTVHVAAPQSTGQFCVGAENEPDHAADDWLRIAELQARNQSCLPHLKSSYPLESRPSLGPSFEFTDDDLRMGDPTETIRRASVMPGQIQESLSSHRLSLHPGQADSTTASRPAYGSHRLSLMPPKPKASSTLNNQNTHNLRGSNLSLKRSAKDQEPDTPEVRMEAKRMATSCFPRPLTPKGGRFSSSNNRQPPSPAERRQSMVFSIDNTPRKAASKSGFLQRGMNKIRSSTRKSPANKISRVPRSGDVKSPQPGGKAQRKSPRTNSSKSPKNPTSARKEPEVLVGKPIHLSR; translated from the exons ATGGTGCTTCACCTTGATAAAGAGCATGCACTTTTGGAATGG GTTAACCACCTGAATGTGGACCTCCCGGTGCGGAGCATCAACGATTTACAggatggtgttttgttgatgaagCTCGTCTATAAACT GAGAAAGGAAGAGCCCGCTAATTCATATTTGGACCAGCATGTCCAGGAGAGGCTGAaagtggtctctgacttcctGCAAG GTGACTGCAGGTGCAGCACAGAACGGGGAGCTCTCATCTCCTGGGACAACATCAGCAATGGACTAAACCTGGAGGTGGAGTTATCCAAG GTGCTTGTGCTCCTGTACTACCATAGTGTGATCAACAACCATGTTGACCTGAACCAACTGGAATACAAGTTTGAG GTTGAGCTTGCCTCCATGCTCCGCTTTGTTTTGGACAATGAGAATAGCCTCTACTTGAGTGAGAACTTGGAGAAATATCTAAGGAAGAAGC cccTGTTTAGTTTCAACAGTGACATCTCCAGTACCTCCTCATCCTCCTTGTTCAACGATGATGAGTCCCCAGTCTTCCAGCGGAGAAAGAAGATGGGTTCAGTTCAGTTTCTGGACCTACAAACTGTTGCGTCCTCGTCTGTCAG TTCTCCCCTGCAGGATGTGATGAACACTCCTCAGTTCCAGCTGAAGAAGCTGCAGAGGCAGCTGCGtcaggagagagacatgagggatgagCTGGAGAAAGACCTGACCACCAGCGCCACCACCCTCACCCAGAGAG AGAGTCAGATCTGTCAGTTGCAGCACCGTATTGAGAAGCTGCTGAGGGAGCAGgcggagcaggagcaggagcCCCGGGATGAGCTACAAGAACTGCACAGCAAGAACGAGGg GCTGCGGACCCGTCTCCATGAGGTGCTGAAGGAGTGCCAAGCGTTAAAGACTAACTCATCTCAGATGGAGCGGAAGGTGGATAGCCTGACAGAGGAGAATGGCACCCTTTCTGCCCAG ATGCGTGAAGTGGTCGCTCGGTTGGCGAGTGCTGAGGCTGAGGTGGACAGGCTGATTGAGGCCCAGGACTCTGCTCAGGGGGAGTGGAGCAGCAGACACTGCCACCTTCAGGATGAACTCAACCGGGCCACCGCTCAGAAG GAGTGTCTGAGTGAACAGATGCTGATCCTGCAGAGCAAGATCTCCTCTCTAGAGGACGAGCTGAGTAAAGCCAAGATGCAGGAAAAAGGAGAGGTCATGGGCCCTATCTTGGAG TGGGAGCAGCTGAAACAGGAGCTGGCTGATGCCACCCTCAGGCACGCAGAGTGTGAGTGCACCATCGCCCGTCTGAAGGGGGAGAAGGAGCAGGCTGCTGCCCTGCATGCCCAGGAGAGGGCCTCGCTACAGGCAGAGAGCCAGAGACTGCAGGTCCTGGTGACTGAGCTCCAGGAAGCCCTGAGTGCTCTGCGGGCTGACAGAGAGGCTCTGGAGCTGGCCtccaaggaggagagagagtcccTGACTGCCCAGCTCCACACCCTGACCGCTGAGGTGGCCAGCCTTACCCAGACTGTACAACAAAGGGAGCAGGAGGTGAAGGCGCTGGGGGAGGAGGTGCAGCAGGAGTGCATGCAGAGAGGGGAGCTGAACCTGGCTATGGAGCGGCAGGACAGGGAGGCCAGAGAGGAGATCCAGGAGCTGACCAGCCACGTGGACACCATGGGTGCCtcactgaggagggctgaggaggagGTGCAGGTCAGGGAGAAGCAACTTACCAAGCAGCAGCAGGAGAGTGCTCTACAGAGGGAGGTCCTACAGGAGGAGATGGCTGCATCTGAGAAGGCGTTAAAAGAGCTGAAGAAGCAGGAAGAGGCCGTTAGAGAGGAGGCCACTCGACTGCACCAGGAGATCACTACACATGTTACGGACCTCTGCAGCCTGAGGCAGGAGCACACTGCTCTGCAGGAGCAATTGGCTAGGCAGCAAGAGGAGATCTCCCTAGAAAAGGAGGCGCAGGCCGCAGCCCACAGGGAGAAGGAAGCGGTGGAGGCGGAGCTCTCTCGACtccaggaggaggtgaggagccTGGGGGAACAGATGGCCCAGCTGGAGGAGGCTCAGAGGGAGAAGGAGCGTCTCCTCCTCCAGTCCACAGAGAACATGGAGACcctccagacagagagagccGCTGCCTCGTCCCTCGCTGAAGCCAAAGACCTGGAGCTCAGCATcctgagagaggaggtgagggccagGGAGGAGCAGCTAGCCATGCAACAGGAGGAGTACCGCTTACGGCAGGAGGAGCTACAGGAGGAGCTTGCAGCTCAGGAGAATGAAATCAATAACATGAGAGAGCGGCTCGCTGGCCTGCTGGACCAGATCTCTCTGCTGAAGGAGGTGTGTCAGGAGGGTAAAAACATGGAGGCCCTGAGAGAAGAGCACGCTGCCCAGTTGGAGCAGCTGAGGCTAGTGAAGGAGCAGGTCGAACAGGTCcaggagaggaatgaggagaCCTCGGCAGCTCTCAGGGAGAAGGAGTCGTCTCTCAGGGAGAAGGAGTCGTCTctcagggagaaggaggagagcctCCGGGGGCTGGAGGAGGAGCTACAGTCCACCACCTCTCTGGCCTCCCAGAGACAACAGGAAGAACTGACCTCGCTCAAGGAGGAAGTAATCTCGCtgcaggaggaggtggagaggaggcgTGCCGCGGAAGCCCTGGCAGTTGAGGAGGCGAGGGAACTGGAGGAGAGCGTGTCAGCCCTACAGCAGCAGCTGGACTCAGCCATCCAGGACAATGATATGAAGAGACAAAAGTGTGAGAGGCTGGAACAGGACCTGGAGCAGAGAGGAACACTGGTGGAAGAGCTGAGGCAGCAGGAGCATAGCGCCAGACTGGAGGCCACTCGACTCCGCCAGGAGATCTCTACACATCTCAGCCGTCTGGAGGTAGtgcagagggagaaggaggagctgAGAGGGGAGGTGTCCCTCCACCAGCAGAGAGCTGCAGTGCTCCAGCAGAGCCTGGAGGAGCAGGAGGTCGCTATGAGAGTGTTAAAGGAGCAGAAGGAGAGCATCAGAGAGGAGACCACTGTGAAGATTGAGGCCCTACAGGCTCAGCTGGAGGTAGTGTCGTCTCTGGCCGCAGCTAAAGACCTGCAGCTCAGCACTCTGAGAGAGGAGGCCACCGCCTTACAGGAGCAGCTAGCTAAGAGGGAGCAGGAGATCTCCCTTCAGAAGGAGGTGCTGCAGGAGGCCCACAGGGAGAAGGAGTCATTGGAGGCACTGAGAGAGGAGCTGGCCAGGCAACAggaggagctgagagaggagctAATCCTCCAGCAGCAGAGAGCTCAGTCCTTAGAACAGAGCCTGGAGGAACAGCAGGAGGCCCTGAAAGAGCTGacgctgaaggaggagagagccagagaggagGCCACTCAACTCCGCCAGCAGATCTCCACACATCTCAGCCGTCTGGAGGAGGTgcagagggggaaggaggagctGAGGGAGCAGGAGGAAAAAGCCAGAGAGGAGACAACTGTGAAGATGGAGGCCCTACAGGCTCAGCTGGAGGTAGTGTCGTCTCTGGCCGCAGCTAAAGACCTGCAGCTCAGCACTCTGAGAGAGGAGGCCTCTCTACTCTGCCAGGAGAACACCAAACGGGCAGCTGATCTAAAGGACGTGCAGTTGGAGAAGATTCGGTTGGAGAGCCTGTTGAGCGAGGAGCACAGAGCCTTAAAGGAGGACCTGGCCAAGCAGCAGGAGGAGCTGAGGGGGGAGGTGTCCCTCCACCAGCAGAGAGCTGCAGAGCTCCAGCTAAGCCTGGAGGAGAAGCAGGAGGCCCTTAGAGAGCTGAAGGAGCAGCTTGTCCAGCAGCAGGAGGACAGCTCCCTACAGAAGGTCTTGCAGGAGGCCCAGGCTGCAGCCCTCCAGCAGGAGGCGGTAGACGCTCTGAGAGGGGAG GTGTCCCTCCACCAGCAGAGAGCTGCAGAGCTCCAGCACCAGGAGGCTgctctgagggagcaggaggaGAAGAGCACAGAGGAGGCCACTCTGAAGATGGAGGCCCTCAAAGCAGCTAAAGACCTGCAGCTCAGCGCTCTGACAGAGAAGGCCATCGCCTTACAGGAGCAGCTAGCTAAGAGGGAGCAGGAGATCTCCCTTCAGAAGGAGGTGCTGCAGGAGGCCCACAGGGAGAAGGAGTCATTGGAGGCACTGAGAGAGGAGCTGGCCAGGCAACAggaggagctgagagaggagctAATCCTCCAGCAGCAGAGAGCTCAGTCCTTAGAACAGAGCCTGGAGGAACAGCAGGAGGCCCTGAAAGAGCTGacgctgaaggaggagagagccagagaggagGCCACTCTGAAGATGGTGGCCCTCCAAGCAGCTAAGGACTTGGAGCTCAGCACCCTGAGACAGGAGGCTACACAACTCCGCCAGGAGATCTCCACACATGTCAGCCACCTGGAGGAGGTGAAGAGCGAGGGCCCCCTGAGAGAGGAGCACACTGCCTTACAGGTGCAGCTGGCCAAGCAGCAGGAGGAAAACTCCCTACAGAAGGGACTGCTGCAGGAGGTACAGGCCACAGTCCTCCAGGAGAGGGAGGCCAAGGAGGCACTGAGAGGGGAGGTGTCCCTTCATCAGCAGAGCCTGGAAGAGCAGCAGGTTGCTGTGAGGGAGACTCTAGCCAGGCAGAAGGAGGAAGGGCAGGCAGCAGGCCAGGTGCAGAAGGAGTTGATGGAGCAGTTCTCTGTGCTCCAGCAAGAGAAGGAGGCTCTGTTAACCCGGGCGCTCCAGGCAGAGCAGAACCAGAGCGAGCTGGAAGGGAGCATGGCTGAGCTACGAGcccaggcagagagcagagaaagtGGCCAGAGACAACAGCTGGATGCCCTGCTCCTGGAGAAGGAGAGGCTGACTGAGGGTCACCAGGTCCTGGAGATGAAATGTAGCGCCGCCCAGAGGCTGGAGGCTGTACTGCTGGAGGAACTGGCCTTGCTGAGAGAAcagatggagggaacagagtgGGAGAAGCAGATCAGAGATCTACGGGAACAACTTGCTGCCAACACTGAGGTAGTGGAACACTACAAAACACAG GTTGAGAAGGCCAAGAGCCACTACTCGGGGAAGAAGCAGCAGCTTGTGGAGTCTCAGGAGCAGGTGACGGAGCTGCAGCGcagcctagaggtcagagagcatGAGGTCAACGCCGTTACCACAGAGATGAAGCTGCTGCAGAAGGAGCTGGAGAAGGCCAGGAACAAAGAGAAGAGCCTCAGCTCCAAGGTCAACACACTGGAAGCACAG CTGGCGTTTACTGACCGTCACCTTCGGGAGCAGAGCCAGGTTCGACCTGAGCGGGGACCAGGTGGGATTGAGAAgatgagagggggtagagagagtgtcTACCTGAAAGTCCCCCAGAGCCAGACTCACCAGGAGACCAGCGGCGACAGTCTGGACCTCAGCCTGGACGACTCCCTCAACACTACTAC GAGGCCGTTGGGGCCCGACGAGTCCAGTACTCCCCTGGTGCGTAGCTCGGAGCGTGTAGCTGCTAAACGGCGTGCTCTGGGAGGGGAGTCACTGGAGACCCTCTACTTCACCCCGATGAATAACCGTCAGATCAACAG GACCAGTACTGAGCGCCGGCTAGAGAGCAGCATCACATGTCTGGGAGAGCTGGCTCTGGACTCAGCCAGGAAGAGACCACCCACCTCCTCAGCCAGACGCCGAAGGACCACCCAGGTCATCAACATCACCATGAGCAAG ACGACCCCTGGTcgcggaggagcaggaggagatagTGATAACGAGATGTTCTACAGCCTGTCCTCCGTCCGCTCCCATCCCAACATCACCGGAAGCACACACACCGCACGACCCATCTCCATGGAGGTCTTCCACACACCCGGAAAACCTGCCGTTGCCGTGAGCGATCAGCTCCTCAGTCTCCCTGGATACCGTCGAAGCACCGTCCACGTTGCAGCTCCACAGA GTACGGGCCAGTTCTGTGTGGGGGCAGAGAATGAGCCTGACCATGCTGCTGATGACTGGCTACGCATCGCTGAGCTGCAGGCCAGAAACCAGTCCTGTCTGCCTCACCTAAAGAGCAGCTATCCTCTGGAGTCCAGG CCCAGCCTGGGACCGTCCTTCGAGTTCACCGACGATGACCTGCGCATGGGCGACCCCACGGAGACTATCCGTAGAGCCTCTGTGATGCCCGGACAGATTCAGGAGTCTCTGTCATCCCACCGGCTCTCCCTCCACCCGGGACAGGCCGACAGCACCACGGCCAGCAGGCCGGCCTACGGCTCACACCGTCTCTCACTGATGCCACCCAAACCTAAAGCCAGCAGCACCCTGAACAACCAGAACACACACAACCTCAGGGGGAGCAACCTGTCACTCAAACGCTCAGCCAAAGACCAGGAGCCAGACACACCTGAGGtgagaatggag GCTAAGAGGATGGCAACCAGCTGTTTCCCGCGCCCTCTTACCCCTAAAGGAGGTCGTTTCAGCTCTTCCAACAACCGCCAGCCTCCTAGCCCT GCTGAGCGGAGACAGTCCATGGTGTTCTCCATTGACAACACGCCTCGTAAGGCTGCCTCCAAGAGCGGCTTCCTACAGAGAGGCATGAATAAGATTCGCAGCTCCACGCGTAAATCCCCAGCGAACAAAATCTCCCGTGTCCCGCGGTCCGGAGATGTGAAGTCCCCTCAGCCGGGAGGGAAGGCACAGAGGAAGTCCCCACGCACCAACAGCAGCAAGTCTCCAAAGAACCCCACCAGCGCACGGAAG gaACCCGAGGTGTTGGTTGGAAAGCCCATTCATCTGAGCAG ataa